The following proteins are co-located in the Pseudarthrobacter siccitolerans genome:
- a CDS encoding carbohydrate ABC transporter permease gives MATELGPTPVTKPASGGTPVHQAPKGVGEDNRIASQGRWASWLLAPTVIALGVVIVYPIISAIVMSFTKDAGLDPATGLFTEGGPAGIQNYVNWLAQQCAAQGGGTVACPPGTLAGQFWTATGTTFIFTVITVAFETVLGFWMAMIMARTFKGRGLVRAAVLVPWAIPTAVTAQLWLFMFDFNGIINKLFNVSILWTGSEWPAKWAVIIADTWKTTPFMALLILAGLQMIPAEVYEAAKVDGATAWQRFRMITLPLVKPALMVAILFRTLDALRMFDLPYILTGGANNTTTLSILVINQIRQGFNAAAALSTITFIIIFLVAFIFVRFLGANVVEQSGATGKGKK, from the coding sequence ATGGCAACAGAATTAGGCCCGACGCCGGTCACCAAGCCGGCGTCGGGCGGGACTCCAGTCCACCAGGCACCCAAAGGCGTAGGTGAGGATAACAGGATCGCGAGCCAGGGCCGCTGGGCATCGTGGCTCCTTGCCCCCACCGTCATCGCCCTGGGCGTAGTCATCGTTTACCCGATCATCAGTGCCATCGTGATGTCCTTCACGAAGGACGCGGGTCTGGATCCGGCCACAGGTCTCTTCACTGAGGGCGGACCGGCCGGCATCCAGAACTATGTGAACTGGCTGGCGCAGCAGTGCGCAGCCCAGGGCGGCGGCACAGTAGCCTGTCCGCCGGGTACCTTGGCCGGCCAATTCTGGACGGCTACCGGCACCACCTTCATTTTTACTGTCATTACGGTCGCCTTCGAAACTGTCCTCGGTTTCTGGATGGCCATGATCATGGCGCGCACGTTCAAGGGCCGCGGCCTGGTCCGCGCGGCTGTCCTCGTCCCTTGGGCTATCCCCACGGCCGTCACCGCACAGCTGTGGCTCTTTATGTTCGACTTCAACGGAATCATTAACAAGCTGTTCAACGTCAGCATCCTGTGGACCGGCAGCGAATGGCCGGCCAAGTGGGCAGTCATCATCGCTGACACCTGGAAGACCACCCCGTTTATGGCCCTCCTGATTCTGGCCGGCCTGCAAATGATTCCCGCCGAAGTCTATGAGGCGGCCAAGGTGGACGGAGCCACTGCCTGGCAGCGGTTCCGGATGATCACCCTTCCGCTGGTCAAGCCGGCTCTGATGGTGGCCATCCTGTTCCGTACCCTGGATGCGCTGCGTATGTTCGACCTGCCGTACATCCTCACGGGCGGTGCCAACAACACCACCACCCTGTCCATCCTGGTGATCAACCAGATCAGGCAAGGGTTCAACGCTGCGGCTGCCTTGTCCACCATCACGTTCATCATCATCTTCCTGGTCGCGTTCATCTTTGTCCGGTTCCTTGGGGCGAACGTTGTGGAGCAAAGCGGAGCCACCGGTAAGGGGAAGAAATGA
- a CDS encoding carbohydrate ABC transporter permease — translation MTTATADSALRARQDKGRQAAQNREKWAQARTYISAAVILIWCLAPAYWMVVTAFREVGFTYDTTPWPTHVTLDNFITAFDTSFGNKFGQALLNSVFIGVTVTVISLVIGVFAAYALARLNFRFKYLVLGFILGASMFPGVALITPLFQLFTNIGWMGTYQALIIPNISFVLPLTVYTLTSFFREMPWELEESARVDGCTQGQAFRKVIMPLAAPAIFTTAILAFISSWNEFLIASQLSSEATKPVTVAIASFAGAQPNQIPYTAIMAAGTIVTIPLVILVLVFQRKIVAGLTAGAVK, via the coding sequence ATGACCACCGCAACAGCAGATTCAGCCCTGCGGGCACGCCAGGACAAAGGGCGGCAGGCTGCCCAGAACAGGGAAAAGTGGGCCCAGGCGCGGACCTACATCAGCGCCGCCGTCATCCTGATCTGGTGCCTGGCGCCAGCCTATTGGATGGTGGTTACGGCCTTCCGCGAGGTGGGGTTCACGTACGACACAACGCCTTGGCCAACGCACGTGACACTGGACAACTTCATCACTGCCTTCGATACCTCGTTCGGCAACAAGTTTGGTCAAGCGCTGCTCAACAGCGTCTTTATCGGTGTGACCGTCACCGTGATCTCGCTGGTGATCGGCGTCTTCGCCGCGTACGCACTGGCACGCTTGAACTTCCGGTTCAAGTACCTGGTGCTGGGCTTCATCCTGGGTGCTTCCATGTTCCCCGGCGTTGCCCTGATTACCCCGCTGTTCCAGCTCTTCACCAACATCGGCTGGATGGGCACCTACCAGGCCCTGATCATTCCGAACATCTCCTTCGTCCTGCCACTCACCGTCTACACCCTGACCTCCTTCTTCCGCGAAATGCCGTGGGAACTTGAGGAGTCGGCCCGTGTTGACGGCTGCACGCAGGGCCAGGCGTTCCGGAAGGTGATCATGCCCCTGGCGGCTCCGGCGATCTTCACGACGGCGATCCTGGCGTTCATCTCTTCCTGGAACGAGTTCCTGATCGCCAGCCAGCTGTCCAGTGAGGCTACGAAGCCGGTCACGGTTGCCATCGCCAGTTTCGCCGGCGCGCAGCCCAACCAGATCCCGTACACGGCCATCATGGCCGCCGGTACCATCGTCACCATTCCCTTGGTGATCCTGGTGCTGGTCTTCCAGCGCAAGATCGTCGCCGGCCTGACGGCAGGTGCGGTCAAGTGA
- a CDS encoding ABC transporter substrate-binding protein: protein MKTRRFLLPAATAGILALTLSACGGGGGGTTGGGGGSDAEANLDGRGPITYVQGKDNNNVVRPFIEKWNAAHPDEKVTFKEQTDKADQQHDDLVQHFQAKQSDYDVVSVDVIWTAEFAAKGWLQPLKDKMAIDTSKMLKAPVEASTYKGTLYAGPKDSDGGILYYRKDLVPTPPKTWDEMMSMCSIAKANNIGCYSGQYKQYEGLTVNASEAINSAGGSVLDDQGKPSLNTPEAKAGLENLVKAYADGNIPQEAITYQEEESRRAFQSGNLLFHRNWPYIYSLITTEGSSAVKDKFAMAPLPGKDGPGASSLGGHNAAISVYSKNKATALDFIKYIETEENQKFFANQASLAPILTSVYEDKELVAKLPYLSVLQTSIQNAVPRPVTPFYPAVTKAIQENAYAALKGEKPVETALSDMQKSIQSSSAGS from the coding sequence ATGAAAACCCGTAGATTCCTACTTCCGGCTGCTACCGCCGGCATCCTGGCCCTGACCTTGTCTGCCTGTGGCGGCGGAGGCGGCGGCACCACCGGAGGTGGCGGTGGCAGTGATGCCGAAGCCAACCTGGACGGCCGGGGTCCCATTACGTATGTACAGGGCAAGGACAACAACAACGTGGTCCGTCCGTTCATCGAGAAGTGGAATGCAGCGCATCCTGATGAAAAGGTCACGTTCAAGGAACAGACAGACAAAGCGGACCAGCAGCACGACGACCTGGTCCAGCACTTCCAGGCGAAGCAGTCCGACTATGACGTGGTCAGCGTAGACGTCATTTGGACTGCTGAGTTCGCTGCCAAGGGTTGGCTGCAGCCGCTCAAGGACAAGATGGCGATCGACACCTCGAAAATGCTTAAGGCTCCGGTTGAGGCTTCCACCTACAAGGGGACGCTGTACGCAGGACCCAAGGATTCCGACGGCGGCATCCTCTACTACCGCAAGGACCTCGTCCCAACGCCACCCAAGACCTGGGACGAAATGATGAGCATGTGCTCGATTGCCAAGGCCAACAACATCGGGTGCTACTCCGGGCAATACAAGCAGTACGAGGGCCTGACGGTTAACGCCTCTGAGGCGATCAACTCGGCCGGTGGATCCGTTTTGGATGACCAAGGCAAGCCGAGCCTGAACACGCCTGAGGCAAAGGCTGGCCTGGAGAACCTGGTTAAGGCGTACGCCGACGGCAACATTCCGCAGGAGGCCATCACCTACCAGGAAGAGGAGAGCCGCCGCGCCTTCCAGTCCGGCAACCTGCTCTTCCACCGCAACTGGCCTTACATCTACAGCCTGATCACGACTGAGGGATCGTCTGCTGTAAAGGACAAGTTCGCAATGGCGCCCCTGCCGGGCAAGGACGGCCCCGGTGCGTCCTCCCTCGGTGGGCATAACGCAGCCATCAGTGTCTACTCCAAGAACAAGGCAACGGCACTGGACTTCATCAAGTACATCGAGACCGAGGAAAACCAGAAGTTCTTTGCAAACCAGGCGTCGTTGGCTCCAATCCTGACCTCGGTGTACGAGGACAAGGAGCTGGTGGCTAAACTGCCCTACCTGAGTGTCCTCCAGACGTCTATCCAGAACGCGGTACCGCGCCCCGTGACGCCCTTCTACCCGGCGGTCACGAAGGCAATCCAGGAGAATGCCTACGCAGCTCTGAAGGGCGAGAAGCCCGTAGAGACGGCACTCTCTGACATGCAGAAGTCCATCCAGTCATCAAGCGCAGGATCGTAA